Proteins encoded in a region of the Nicotiana tomentosiformis chromosome 9, ASM39032v3, whole genome shotgun sequence genome:
- the LOC104094646 gene encoding pre-mRNA-processing factor 19 homolog 1-like, which yields MNCSISGEVPEDPVVSKKSGLLFEKRLIERHISDYGKCPVTGEPLTADDIIPVKTGKIVKPRPVQAASIPGMLGMFQIEWDGLMLSNFALEQQLHTARQELSHALYQHDAACRVIARLKKERDEARGLLAQAERQIPMAATTAVGATALSNGKRAAEDEEMGPDGKKIRPGISNSVIETLTECNAALSQQRKKRQIPATLASVDALERYTQLNSYPLHKTNKPGILSLDIHYPKDLIATGGVDSNAVVFDRPSGQIISTLSGHSKRVTSVKFASEGELVVSGSADKTVRVWQSSENGNYDCRHVLKDHTAEVQAVTVHATNNYFVTASLDSTWCFYDLASGLCLTQVADASESEGYTSAAFHPDGLILGTGTSGSLVKIWDVKSQANVARFDGHVGSVTAISFSENGYFLATAAHDGVKLWDLRKLKNFRNFSLYDENTPTQSVQFDHSGSYLALGGSDIRVFQVASVKAEWNHIKTLPDLSGTGKATCLKFGPDAKYIAVGSMDRNLRIFGLPGEDQMES from the exons ATGAACTGTTCAA TTTCCGGCGAAGTGCCGGAGGATCCGGTGGTGTCAAAAAAGTCCGGACTCCTTTTCGAGAAGCGTTTAATAGAAAGACACATCTCT GATTATGGTAAATGTCCCGTAACCGGAGAGCCATTGACGGCAGATGACATTATCCCTGTTAAAACTGGCAAG ATAGTGAAACCGCGACCTGTACAGGCTGCAAGCATCCCTGGGATGTTGGGAATGTTTCAAATA GAATGGGATGGTCTGATGCTGTCAAATTTTGCATTGGAACAACAATTACATACTGCAAGGCAAGAGCTGAGTCATGCTTTATATCAG CATGATGCTGCCTGCAGAGTAATTGCCAGGCTGAAAAAGGAAAGGGATGAGGCAAGGGGGTTGCTTGCCCAGGCTGAAAGACAAATACCCATGGCAGCCACTACAGCAGTTGGCGCTACTGCTTTAAGCAATGGGAAAAGAG CTGCCGAGGATGAGGAGATGGGTCCTGATGGCAAGAAAATTCGCCCTGGAATATCAAACTCTGTCATTGAGACTCTTACGGAATGTAATGCTGCTCTTTCACAACAAAGGAAAAAACGACAG ATACCGGCAACACTGGCTTCTGTGGATGCTCTGGAAAGATATACCCAACTGAATAGTTATCCTCTTCACAAAACCAACAAACCTGGCATTTTGTCTTTGGATATTCATTATCCTAAG GATTTAATTGCTACTGGTGGTGTGGATTCAAATGCTGTGGTCTTCGATCGTCCTTCAGGACAGATCATATCAACACTAAGTGGTCATTCAAAGAGG GTTACCAGTGTAAAATTTGCGTCTGAGGGTGAACTAGTGGTCTCTGGCTCAGCAGATAAG ACAGTTCGTGTGTGGcaaagttctgaaaatgggaacTATGACTGTAGGCATGTCTTGAAGGATCATACGGCAGAG GTGCAAGCTGTCACCGTCCATGCGACCAATAACTATTTTGTGACTGCATCTCTTGATAGCACATGGTGCTTTTATGATCTTGCTTCTGGCTTATGCCTTACACAG GTAGCAGATGCTTCAGAATCTGAGGGCTACACATCCGCAGCTTTCCACCCTGATGGTCTGATCCTTGGAACAGGGACCTCAGGGTCTCTGGTTAAGATATGGGATGTAAAAAGTCAG GCGAATGTTGCAAGATTTGATGGCCATGTTGGGTCTGTAACTGCTATTTCCTTTTCAGAAAATGGTTATTTCTTAGCA ACTGCTGCTCATGATGGTGTTAAACTTTGGGATTTACGCAAATTGAAGAATTTCAGAAATTTCTCTCTTTATGATGAAAATACACCAACTCAATCAG TGCAATTTGACCATAGTGGAAGTTATCTTGCCTTAGGAGGCTCAGATATACG AGTTTTTCAAGTCGCCAGTGTTAAGGCTGAAtggaatcacatcaaaaccctCCCCGACTTATCAGGCACAG GTAAAGCGACATGTCTGAAATTTGGTCCAGATGCAAAGTACATAGCTGTCGGATCTATGGACCGGAATTTAAGAATATTTGGGCTGCCTGGCGAAGATCAAATGGAGAGTTAG
- the LOC104094638 gene encoding uncharacterized protein — MHSIKDTVSEKLSSLFSASPSKSADQQTQARPYTKEGKSVTSILSFLLPSTYSENIRYRDDVKPLQSHSFTWRTKSFSWRNKPLDDFEDRDDYKEIPNVYPEEGENGCIKSSLCVKKETVNTDRDNGEPNSASSIVSGSETFEDAPDRHSFEQSMAYLTTDSVFITPDLYDFFQSSLPNIAKGCQWVLLYSTARHGISLRTLIRRSADISGPCLLITGDKQGAVFGGLLEAPLRPTAKRKYQGTNQTFVFTTLYGEPRLFRPTGANRYFYLCLNDVLALGGGGNFALSLDGDLLFGSSGPCETFGNSFLAHDQEFELRNVELWGFTHASRYLATSEA, encoded by the exons ATGCATTCCATAAAAGATACAGTTTCTGAGAAACTTTCAAGTCTATTTTCAGCTTCCCCTTCTAAATCTGCTGATCAACAAACTCAG GCCAGGCCGTATACTAAGGAAGGAAAATCTGTAACATCTATACTTTCTTTCCTTCTCCCATCGACATATTCTGAGAATATAAGATATCGAGATGATGTCAAACCACTTCAATCACATTCTTTTACGTGGAGAACTAAAAGTTTCTCGTGGCGCAATAAACCTCTGGATGATTTTGAGGATCGCGATGATTACAAAGAGATACCGAATGTTTATCCAGAAGAAGGTGAAAATGGCTGCATCAAGAGTTCACTTTGTGTAAAGAAGGAAACAGTAAATACTGACAGGGATAATGGAGAGCCTAATTCCGCAAGTAGCATTGTCAGCGGTTCCGAAACTTTTGAAGATGCTCCGGATAGACACAGTTTTGAGCAGTCCATGGCCTATCTAACCACCGATTCTGTTTTCATTACTCCGGATTTATATGATTTTTTCCAGTCTTCCCTTCCTAATATAGCGAAAGGTTGTCAATGGGTCTTGTTATATAG CACGGCCAGACATGGTATATCACTTCGTACTCTTATTCGGAGGAGTGCCGATATTTCTGGTCCTTGCTTGCTG ATTACTGGTGATAAGCAGGGTGCTGTATTTGGTGGGTTGCTTGAGGCACCGTTGAGGCCTACTGCAAAGAGGAAGTACCAA GGAACAAATCAAACATTTGTATTCACAACTCTATATGGTGAACCAAGGTTATTTAGACCAACAG GTGCCAATAGAtatttttacttgtgtttgaATGACGTCCTCGCACTTGGAGGAGGTGGAAATTTTGCTTTAAGCTTGGATGGTGATTT GTTATTTGGCAGTAGTGGACCTTGTGAAACATTTGGGAACTCATTCTTGGCACATGATCAAGAGTTTGAACTGAGGAATGTTGAG CTATGGGGTTTTACACACGCATCCCGTTACCTCGCCACATCCGAAGCATGA